One genomic region from Bacteroidota bacterium encodes:
- a CDS encoding bifunctional oligoribonuclease/PAP phosphatase NrnA gives MFCSLPFYSLVIARAFPDNFAGKSKHFSFSEYRSSVLSRNFERQPKKTHTKYFLHLSDASTLKKFLAKKRKIAIVTHWSPDGDAIGSSLGLWNYLIKCGHDAQVIVPNEYPAFLHWMHGHSKVTDAMKNKNKAEKLLENSEIIFCLDFNDLKRINSLGDKILKLDIPKVLIDHHPNPLSFAQYSFHRVESSSTAELIYDLILSLGGKKKIDRHIADCLYTGIMTDTGSFRFPSTTPKTMRVAAALMEAGADAALNHVRVYDDNSEFRIRLLGYALSEKMEVIPEMHTAFFTLSEAEQDRFHYEKGDTEGLVNYGLTMKGIVFSAFFAERDGKIKCSFRSKGNFDVNEFARANFNGGGHRNAAGGQLEISLEEVVKKFKTALPAYLPRLKKA, from the coding sequence ATGTTCTGTTCGTTGCCATTTTATTCTTTGGTTATTGCACGGGCATTTCCCGATAATTTCGCGGGCAAAAGTAAGCATTTTTCATTTTCAGAATATCGTTCATCGGTCCTTTCGCGTAACTTTGAACGTCAACCAAAAAAAACGCACACCAAATATTTTCTGCATTTGAGCGACGCCTCCACACTCAAAAAATTTCTTGCTAAAAAAAGAAAGATCGCCATTGTCACACACTGGTCTCCCGATGGTGATGCCATAGGTTCTTCACTCGGACTCTGGAATTATCTCATTAAATGCGGACATGATGCACAGGTGATCGTTCCCAATGAATATCCTGCTTTTCTCCATTGGATGCACGGCCATTCTAAAGTGACTGATGCGATGAAGAATAAAAATAAAGCGGAAAAACTGCTGGAGAATTCAGAGATCATTTTCTGTCTCGATTTCAATGACCTGAAAAGGATCAATTCGCTTGGCGATAAAATTTTGAAATTAGATATTCCGAAAGTGCTCATCGATCATCACCCGAATCCTTTAAGCTTCGCGCAGTATTCTTTTCATCGCGTGGAATCTTCTTCTACCGCCGAACTCATTTACGATCTTATTCTTTCGCTCGGCGGCAAGAAAAAGATCGATCGCCACATTGCCGATTGTCTCTATACAGGAATCATGACCGACACCGGCTCATTTCGTTTTCCGAGTACCACACCGAAAACCATGCGCGTGGCGGCCGCACTCATGGAGGCAGGTGCAGATGCCGCGCTCAACCACGTGCGCGTGTACGATGATAATTCGGAATTCCGCATTCGGCTACTTGGTTATGCCTTGAGTGAAAAAATGGAAGTAATCCCTGAAATGCATACTGCTTTTTTTACATTGAGTGAAGCAGAGCAGGATCGTTTTCATTATGAAAAAGGAGATACCGAAGGACTCGTGAATTATGGCCTTACTATGAAGGGAATTGTTTTTTCAGCATTTTTTGCTGAGCGCGACGGAAAAATAAAATGTTCGTTTCGCTCCAAAGGAAATTTCGATGTAAATGAATTTGCACGTGCCAATTTCAATGGCGGAGGTCACCGTAATGCGGCTGGCGGGCAACTCGAAATTTCATTGGAGGAAGTTGTTAAAAAATTCAAAACTGCTCTTCCAGCTTATCTTCCCAGACTAAAAAAGGCCTGA
- a CDS encoding aldo/keto reductase produces MEYRRLGKSGLQVSALSFGSWVTFGSQIGDDVAEKCMKLAYDSGVNFFDNAEAYAGGKSEAVMGNILKKMNWERSSFVVSTKVFWGGKKPNQSGLSRKHIFDACHNGLERLQVDYLDLYFCHRPDPETPIEETVRAMSDLISQGKVLYWGTSEWNADQLQEAYRVALQHNLHAPTMEQPQYNLFERKKIETDYLPLFREYEMGTTIWSPTASGLLTGKYDNGLLPDTRIDRPGMEWLKEKITNDKLQKAKMFSAFAKELGTSPAKLSIAWCLKNPNVSTAILGASKVEQLEENLKALDVIQLLPDDVMRKIDKLFAEK; encoded by the coding sequence ATGGAATATCGTAGACTTGGCAAAAGCGGATTACAGGTAAGTGCCCTTTCCTTCGGATCGTGGGTGACATTCGGTTCGCAGATCGGCGATGACGTGGCAGAAAAATGTATGAAACTCGCTTACGACAGCGGGGTGAACTTTTTCGATAATGCAGAAGCTTATGCAGGTGGAAAATCGGAAGCGGTGATGGGAAATATTCTAAAAAAAATGAACTGGGAAAGAAGTTCGTTCGTTGTTTCCACAAAAGTTTTCTGGGGCGGAAAGAAACCGAATCAATCGGGTTTATCACGCAAACATATTTTCGATGCCTGTCATAATGGATTGGAAAGATTGCAGGTTGATTATCTCGATCTGTATTTCTGTCATCGCCCCGATCCGGAAACACCAATAGAGGAAACGGTTCGGGCTATGAGCGATTTAATTTCGCAGGGAAAAGTTCTGTATTGGGGAACCTCAGAATGGAACGCCGACCAGTTGCAGGAAGCATACAGGGTTGCGTTACAACACAACCTTCACGCGCCAACGATGGAACAGCCGCAGTATAATCTTTTCGAGCGGAAAAAAATAGAAACAGATTACCTGCCGCTTTTCCGCGAGTACGAGATGGGGACCACCATCTGGTCACCGACCGCTTCAGGATTACTCACCGGAAAATACGACAACGGATTACTTCCCGACACGCGCATTGATCGCCCGGGCATGGAATGGCTGAAGGAAAAAATTACAAATGACAAACTGCAAAAAGCGAAAATGTTTTCGGCATTCGCAAAAGAACTCGGAACATCCCCTGCGAAACTTTCCATTGCATGGTGCCTGAAAAATCCGAATGTGAGTACGGCAATTCTCGGCGCGTCGAAAGTGGAACAGCTGGAGGAGAATTTAAAAGCGCTGGATGTCATTCAACTTCTCCCCGATGATGTGATGCGGAAGATTGATAAGCTATTTGCAGAAAAATGA
- a CDS encoding FKBP-type peptidyl-prolyl cis-trans isomerase, protein MLRSIFFLLIFLIVSCGEQGKPKKQPISKQQMHTLSLQMNTWDEKRQNDEINQYIKNHNWQMQETPTGLRYMFLKKGNGEQAKSGMFAKVYFKIYLLDGTVCYETKKDSAKEFLIGEDYVEYGIHEGIQLMHVGDQARFILPSHLAQGLTGDEKKIPPLSSVVYEVELISLRKKE, encoded by the coding sequence ATGCTCCGTTCCATTTTTTTCCTTCTTATTTTTCTGATCGTATCTTGCGGTGAGCAGGGGAAACCGAAGAAGCAGCCGATCTCGAAACAGCAGATGCACACGCTCTCGCTGCAGATGAACACGTGGGATGAGAAGCGGCAGAATGATGAGATCAATCAATACATCAAAAATCATAACTGGCAGATGCAGGAAACCCCAACGGGGTTGCGTTACATGTTCCTGAAAAAAGGAAACGGTGAACAGGCAAAGAGCGGAATGTTCGCGAAAGTTTATTTTAAAATTTACCTGCTTGACGGAACAGTTTGCTACGAAACCAAAAAAGATTCGGCAAAAGAATTTCTCATTGGAGAAGATTACGTGGAATATGGAATTCATGAAGGAATACAACTTATGCACGTGGGCGACCAGGCACGATTCATTCTTCCATCGCATCTCGCGCAGGGACTTACCGGCGACGAAAAAAAAATTCCGCCGCTTTCGAGCGTGGTGTATGAAGTGGAATTAATTTCATTAAGAAAAAAAGAATGA
- a CDS encoding FKBP-type peptidyl-prolyl cis-trans isomerase, with translation MRKVFLVATLFIFGFLFFSFKKEPKELFPGYKKYSQDTYVKQFAAGTGKILADTGGAVFVKVKFKTEKDSVFLDVNANAQASSFPILIKKPLFKGDFMDMFMHMHAGDSSCFFIQYDTLRKYYPNDFKFQQHVDSMKYIGFAVKVDSVFSRVMIDSLKAKGQREQAAKQAVQQKINQVMGQVQQQAKAKEPELKAKDKELLKPFLIQYGFNTPPDEDSIYFQTIKPGTGDALKLFTKVGVLYTGKFLDGTVFDSNTMVEGQQPLTFTLGIDPMILGFTKCIYKMHLGEKAIFVLPSGMAYKDGLTRVFEVEIISAQPSQH, from the coding sequence ATGAGAAAAGTTTTTTTAGTTGCCACTCTTTTTATTTTCGGATTTCTTTTCTTCTCATTCAAGAAAGAACCCAAAGAACTTTTCCCGGGTTACAAAAAATACAGCCAGGACACTTACGTAAAACAATTCGCTGCAGGAACAGGAAAAATTCTTGCTGATACAGGGGGCGCGGTTTTTGTGAAAGTGAAATTCAAAACTGAGAAAGATTCTGTTTTTCTCGATGTAAATGCCAATGCACAGGCAAGTTCATTTCCCATTCTCATAAAAAAGCCGCTCTTCAAAGGAGATTTCATGGACATGTTCATGCACATGCACGCGGGCGACAGTTCCTGTTTTTTCATTCAGTATGATACACTCAGGAAATATTACCCGAATGATTTTAAATTCCAGCAGCATGTCGATTCAATGAAGTACATCGGTTTCGCTGTGAAAGTGGACAGTGTTTTTTCGCGCGTGATGATTGATTCGCTCAAAGCGAAAGGACAGCGTGAGCAGGCGGCGAAACAAGCTGTTCAGCAGAAGATCAACCAAGTGATGGGACAGGTGCAGCAACAGGCGAAAGCAAAAGAACCGGAATTGAAAGCGAAGGATAAGGAATTGCTGAAACCATTTCTGATCCAGTATGGATTCAATACTCCTCCCGACGAAGACAGTATTTATTTTCAGACTATCAAACCCGGTACCGGCGATGCGTTGAAATTATTTACAAAAGTAGGCGTGCTTTACACCGGAAAATTTCTCGACGGAACCGTTTTCGATTCAAACACAATGGTGGAAGGACAACAACCGCTGACGTTCACACTCGGCATCGATCCGATGATCCTCGGTTTTACAAAATGCATTTACAAAATGCACCTGGGCGAAAAAGCAATTTTCGTTCTGCCTTCCGGCATGGCATACAAGGACGGACTCACGCGTGTGTTCGAAGTGGAAATTATTTCCGCGCAACCCAGCCAGCACTGA
- a CDS encoding antibiotic biosynthesis monooxygenase, whose protein sequence is MFAQTPPPPYYAVVFTSTLNEDHSGYSEMAQRMEELAKTQAGFLGIESAKEEIGITVSYWKDTEAIKNWKQNSEHLFAQKMGREKWYASFKLRIAKVERDYGM, encoded by the coding sequence ATGTTCGCACAAACTCCTCCTCCTCCCTACTACGCTGTTGTCTTCACGTCAACACTCAACGAAGATCATTCGGGTTATTCCGAAATGGCGCAACGTATGGAAGAACTTGCAAAAACGCAAGCGGGATTTCTGGGAATTGAAAGTGCAAAAGAAGAAATTGGAATTACTGTTTCTTATTGGAAAGATACCGAAGCAATAAAAAACTGGAAACAGAATTCAGAACATCTCTTCGCGCAGAAAATGGGGAGAGAGAAATGGTATGCGTCTTTTAAACTGAGAATTGCAAAAGTGGAGCGGGATTATGGGATGTAA
- a CDS encoding FKBP-type peptidyl-prolyl cis-trans isomerase: MRSYHFIFPLAGIIFLAGCFITKKKTKPADKSFVNEAYVPPDDGIARKYTAVLNHDTSWINISDGIRYHIKAKGNGPAIQKWDKVTMRYVGRLMNDTVFDATYHHNNQPLSFHLCKHEVIAGWDSVVLRLHGGDVAEMYLPSKYGYGSRINGKIPPNSNLKFQVEVISVQPHSVPWNATGKDTIKTPSGLKIIFLDSHPDGKMAKNGNKVTVHYDGFLIDGYPFDSSVERDQPFTFTLGTDPVIKGWAEGIMMMHEGDKAQLIIPFSLGYGEMGYPGVIPPRSTLIFDVQLLEVK, from the coding sequence ATGAGAAGCTATCATTTTATTTTTCCGCTTGCGGGAATTATTTTTCTTGCCGGTTGTTTCATCACGAAGAAAAAAACAAAACCAGCTGATAAAAGTTTTGTGAATGAAGCTTACGTTCCGCCGGATGATGGCATCGCCAGAAAATATACTGCAGTTTTAAATCATGATACAAGCTGGATAAATATTTCAGATGGGATCCGTTATCACATCAAAGCAAAAGGTAATGGTCCTGCAATTCAAAAATGGGATAAAGTGACGATGAGGTATGTCGGGAGATTGATGAATGATACTGTTTTCGACGCAACTTATCATCACAATAATCAACCGCTATCTTTTCATCTTTGCAAACATGAAGTGATAGCGGGATGGGATTCTGTCGTACTGCGATTGCATGGTGGCGATGTGGCGGAAATGTATCTTCCTTCGAAGTATGGATACGGTTCGCGTATCAATGGAAAAATTCCTCCGAATAGTAATTTGAAATTTCAGGTTGAAGTGATCAGCGTTCAACCGCATTCTGTTCCGTGGAATGCCACAGGAAAAGACACGATCAAAACTCCTTCGGGATTAAAAATTATTTTTTTGGATTCTCATCCCGATGGAAAAATGGCGAAGAACGGGAACAAAGTAACAGTACATTACGATGGATTTCTCATCGATGGTTATCCTTTCGACTCTTCGGTGGAACGCGATCAGCCATTTACATTTACGCTGGGAACTGATCCGGTGATCAAAGGATGGGCCGAAGGAATTATGATGATGCATGAAGGAGATAAAGCACAACTCATCATTCCGTTTTCCCTCGGCTATGGTGAAATGGGTTATCCCGGTGTGATACCTCCGCGATCAACTCTCATTTTCGATGTACAGTTATTGGAAGTGAAATAA
- the thpR gene encoding RNA 2',3'-cyclic phosphodiesterase: MKKYYFVAIVAPASVNEKAQQMKEDLFLRFGTKAALKAPVHITLFSPFNFDPAEESQLTDALSSCAKGIFSFDVKLENFSCFPPRVLFINVIPSEELKRIHTAVVNGFMNVRGMKKANEEKNFHPHMTIGNRDWKEVDFHQAWDDYKNRTFMEIFIADCISLLRLDEGRWKIISESFL, translated from the coding sequence GTGAAGAAATATTATTTCGTAGCGATCGTTGCTCCTGCCTCTGTGAATGAAAAAGCACAGCAGATGAAGGAAGATCTTTTCCTCAGGTTCGGAACAAAAGCTGCGTTGAAAGCTCCGGTTCATATCACCTTGTTTTCTCCGTTCAATTTTGACCCTGCAGAAGAATCACAACTTACAGATGCGCTTTCTTCCTGTGCAAAAGGAATTTTTTCTTTCGATGTGAAACTGGAAAATTTTTCATGTTTTCCACCGCGTGTTCTTTTTATTAACGTTATTCCTTCAGAGGAATTGAAACGAATTCACACAGCGGTTGTAAATGGTTTCATGAATGTGCGTGGAATGAAAAAAGCGAATGAAGAAAAGAATTTTCATCCGCATATGACCATTGGCAATCGTGATTGGAAGGAAGTGGATTTTCATCAGGCGTGGGACGATTATAAAAACAGAACTTTCATGGAAATATTTATCGCCGACTGCATCTCGCTTCTGCGGCTGGATGAAGGCCGGTGGAAAATTATTTCGGAATCTTTTTTATAA
- a CDS encoding oxidoreductase gives MAKILSLKGYNRSMRHLFCFLLLVPAFCFSQTNAQLADSVKKGFRGLSVVNENVIWMSGQKGLVGNSYNGGKKWKWNRVKGFENSDFRSIYAFDKKNCVIANAGFPASILRTSNGGKTWTTIFQSKDSAMFFDGVDFWDKDHGIIFGDPVNGRMYLSETFDGGKTWKEIPLDERPQLQNGEASFAASGTTIRTLPNGQIFIATGGSVSRLWHSRDYGHHWEVFETPILQGKPSQGIFSIAFYDTLHGIIVGGDYLCDTCQGKNCFLTSDGGRTWVRPAVSPKGYRSCVVYASDHDLIVTGTSGMEYSKDGGVHWEDLTIAKSSNTVHAIYHYVTVENQQIDIFLVGSKEGKFIKGALVFNSHIDI, from the coding sequence GTGGCAAAAATTCTATCTTTAAAAGGATACAACCGATCGATGCGACACCTGTTCTGTTTTCTATTACTCGTTCCTGCGTTTTGTTTTTCACAAACGAATGCACAACTCGCCGATTCTGTCAAAAAAGGTTTTCGCGGACTTTCCGTCGTGAATGAGAACGTGATCTGGATGAGCGGGCAGAAAGGATTGGTTGGAAATTCTTACAACGGCGGAAAAAAATGGAAATGGAATCGCGTGAAAGGATTTGAGAATTCCGATTTCAGAAGTATTTATGCGTTCGATAAAAAAAATTGTGTGATCGCTAATGCAGGATTTCCCGCAAGTATTCTTCGCACGTCGAATGGAGGAAAAACATGGACAACAATTTTCCAATCGAAAGACAGTGCAATGTTTTTTGACGGAGTGGATTTCTGGGACAAGGATCACGGAATAATTTTCGGGGATCCTGTTAACGGAAGAATGTATTTGTCTGAAACATTCGACGGGGGAAAAACCTGGAAAGAAATTCCGTTGGATGAGCGTCCGCAATTACAAAATGGAGAAGCAAGTTTCGCCGCAAGTGGAACAACAATTCGCACATTGCCCAACGGACAAATATTTATTGCCACCGGCGGATCTGTTTCCCGCCTCTGGCATTCGCGTGATTACGGACATCATTGGGAAGTTTTTGAAACGCCGATCCTACAAGGAAAACCTTCGCAGGGAATTTTCTCCATTGCGTTTTATGACACGCTTCATGGGATAATTGTGGGTGGAGATTATTTGTGTGATACATGTCAGGGGAAGAATTGTTTTCTGACCAGTGACGGAGGCAGAACGTGGGTGCGCCCGGCTGTTTCCCCGAAAGGTTATCGTTCATGTGTGGTGTATGCAAGTGATCATGATCTTATCGTAACGGGAACTTCAGGAATGGAATATTCAAAAGATGGAGGAGTTCATTGGGAGGATCTTACGATAGCTAAAAGTTCAAATACCGTACATGCCATTTATCATTATGTTACGGTAGAGAATCAGCAGATCGACATTTTTCTTGTTGGATCGAAAGAAGGTAAATTCATAAAAGGTGCCCTGGTTTTTAATAGTCATATTGATATTTGA
- a CDS encoding FKBP-type peptidyl-prolyl cis-trans isomerase, producing MKKTVILPALFPVFFFFSCDDAKYPGFTEAAKGVFYKLHIPGESGKKAGENDYYEIRMQNKYGGKVFYDSEFQTGTGTLFVQASTSPYFSVLSEGDSATFMLPGGDLHMIGTPDTGTVEMNVKVIRIVNEAAYEKISENRDPDLDEQMIIQRYMKKNKINCAQDSTGLIFQSEKEGIGEKPSTGKTIVIHYTGTLMNGVMFDDTRAENKPFSFTWGQPDQVLPGLEQALHRMKAGAKAKIILPSALAFGTNGSSNGIVPPHTPVIYEIELVSVQ from the coding sequence ATGAAAAAAACAGTTATTCTCCCCGCATTATTTCCTGTGTTCTTTTTTTTCTCGTGCGATGATGCGAAGTATCCCGGTTTTACGGAAGCTGCCAAAGGTGTTTTCTATAAACTTCATATTCCCGGTGAATCCGGCAAAAAAGCCGGAGAGAATGATTACTACGAGATCCGCATGCAGAATAAATATGGCGGAAAAGTTTTTTACGATTCCGAATTTCAAACCGGAACAGGAACACTTTTCGTCCAGGCGTCCACGAGTCCGTACTTCAGTGTGCTCTCCGAAGGAGACAGCGCTACATTCATGCTTCCCGGCGGAGATCTTCACATGATCGGAACGCCGGATACGGGAACAGTGGAAATGAATGTGAAGGTGATCCGCATTGTGAATGAAGCAGCGTATGAAAAAATTTCAGAGAACCGCGATCCTGATCTCGATGAGCAGATGATCATTCAGCGTTACATGAAAAAAAATAAAATCAATTGCGCTCAGGACAGTACAGGATTGATATTTCAATCGGAGAAAGAAGGCATCGGTGAAAAGCCATCGACAGGAAAAACAATTGTCATTCATTACACGGGAACCCTGATGAACGGTGTGATGTTCGATGACACGCGCGCTGAAAACAAACCATTCTCATTTACATGGGGACAGCCCGACCAGGTTTTGCCGGGATTAGAACAGGCCCTTCACCGAATGAAAGCAGGAGCAAAAGCGAAAATAATCCTACCTTCGGCGCTGGCTTTCGGCACCAATGGATCCAGTAATGGAATTGTTCCGCCGCATACACCGGTCATTTACGAAATCGAATTGGTTTCCGTTCAATAA
- a CDS encoding cation transporter, producing MIGSSKGKVSVMKLMLFFSLILLSVKFVAWWITRSNAVLTDALESIVNVVAGSFALFSIVYASRPRDKEHPYGHGKIEFVSAGFEGALILLAGTAILVQATYGFFYPHAIPRADLGGMLIAVSGVCNFIMGKYLMLRGRNENSEAMRASGKHLVTDMFTSTGIFAGLIVIHLTGWNWLDNALAIFFGIIIFFTGYRIVRRSFGNLLDEQDEVKIGELIRILNENRRDPWIDMHNLRVLKYGSGLHVDAHMTLPWYFSLEKAHDEVDAVDKLVRKQIGEELEFFIHSDPCLPECCPICNLKNCAERKFPQEKKIIWSKENMLPDKKHTLKS from the coding sequence ATGATCGGATCCTCGAAAGGAAAAGTGAGTGTGATGAAACTGATGTTATTCTTCAGTCTTATTCTTCTTTCGGTGAAATTCGTCGCGTGGTGGATCACACGTTCGAATGCCGTGCTGACTGATGCGCTCGAAAGTATTGTGAATGTAGTTGCCGGAAGTTTCGCGCTGTTCTCCATTGTTTACGCTTCGCGGCCGCGCGATAAAGAGCATCCTTATGGCCATGGAAAAATTGAATTTGTTTCTGCGGGATTCGAAGGTGCGCTTATCTTGCTTGCCGGCACTGCTATTCTGGTTCAGGCCACGTATGGTTTTTTTTATCCGCACGCCATTCCCCGAGCTGATCTTGGCGGAATGCTCATTGCTGTTTCCGGTGTCTGCAATTTTATTATGGGAAAATATTTAATGCTGCGCGGAAGAAATGAAAATTCAGAAGCAATGCGGGCGAGCGGAAAACATCTTGTTACCGATATGTTCACGAGTACAGGAATTTTCGCCGGCTTGATCGTTATCCATTTAACCGGTTGGAACTGGCTCGACAATGCACTTGCAATATTTTTCGGCATCATTATTTTTTTTACGGGTTACAGGATCGTTCGTCGTTCATTCGGAAATCTGCTGGACGAGCAGGATGAAGTGAAAATCGGTGAACTTATACGAATTCTCAATGAGAACCGGCGCGATCCCTGGATCGATATGCACAACCTGCGCGTGCTCAAGTACGGATCGGGCCTGCACGTGGATGCGCACATGACGTTGCCCTGGTATTTTTCATTGGAGAAAGCGCACGATGAAGTGGATGCCGTGGATAAACTCGTGCGAAAACAGATCGGTGAGGAACTTGAATTTTTCATTCATTCCGATCCTTGTCTTCCGGAGTGTTGTCCGATCTGCAATCTGAAAAATTGTGCCGAGCGAAAATTTCCGCAGGAGAAAAAAATAATTTGGTCGAAAGAAAATATGCTCCCTGATAAAAAACATACTTTAAAAAGCTGA
- a CDS encoding cellulase family glycosylhydrolase — translation MKKTIAVFFLLLLAKNSFAGKFVYQDGDMIRDSTGKAFQLNGVNLGGWLLWEGWIWGGGFTKESTLNENFETIAGKTEADSFRLSMYRNFITEDDIHRISLLGLNVVRIPFNHRIFEPINGKIYGWEILDRLLGWCRKYHVYAILDMHGAPGGQSPYFISDPVKPDLWKDQQEKIKTGALWKEIAEHFSKNNIVAGYDLLNEPIPNQKDSLVKMYEQILAAIRSVDSLHLCILEGSDFAKDFSMFKKLPDKNMMFSFHIYTWLGGDPSAKVLDFSDLSEKLDVPVWCGEWGENNYTVIEKTLKTFADTTNRVRGWCFWTWKKVFNDYATLNSINITESWSDVIKWCSNPLMKDTPPHDDAVAAMKEFEKAVLYSNTTHDARLEKLLTEYAMVY, via the coding sequence ATGAAAAAGACAATTGCAGTTTTTTTTCTTTTGCTTCTTGCAAAAAATAGTTTCGCTGGAAAATTCGTTTACCAGGATGGTGACATGATCCGCGATAGTACAGGAAAAGCGTTTCAACTCAATGGGGTGAATCTCGGAGGATGGCTTTTGTGGGAAGGATGGATATGGGGCGGAGGATTTACAAAAGAATCCACGTTGAACGAAAATTTCGAGACCATTGCAGGAAAAACGGAAGCGGATTCTTTCCGGTTGAGCATGTACAGGAATTTCATAACGGAAGATGATATTCATCGTATCAGTTTGCTCGGTTTGAATGTGGTTCGTATTCCTTTCAATCATCGCATTTTCGAACCGATCAATGGAAAAATTTACGGATGGGAAATTCTTGATCGACTGCTGGGCTGGTGCAGAAAATATCATGTGTATGCCATTCTCGATATGCATGGCGCTCCCGGCGGACAATCGCCTTATTTTATTTCCGATCCTGTAAAACCAGATTTGTGGAAAGATCAGCAGGAGAAAATAAAAACTGGTGCGCTATGGAAAGAGATCGCGGAACATTTTTCTAAAAATAATATTGTTGCCGGTTACGACCTGCTCAATGAGCCGATACCGAACCAGAAAGATTCGCTGGTGAAAATGTACGAGCAGATACTTGCCGCCATTCGCAGCGTCGACTCGTTGCATCTCTGCATTCTTGAAGGATCGGATTTTGCAAAAGATTTTTCCATGTTTAAAAAACTTCCGGATAAGAATATGATGTTCAGTTTTCATATTTACACCTGGCTGGGCGGAGATCCATCGGCAAAGGTGCTCGACTTTTCAGATCTTTCTGAAAAACTTGATGTTCCTGTTTGGTGCGGTGAATGGGGTGAGAATAATTACACGGTGATCGAAAAAACGCTGAAGACATTTGCTGACACTACGAACCGAGTCCGCGGCTGGTGTTTCTGGACCTGGAAAAAAGTTTTCAATGATTATGCAACGCTCAATTCCATCAACATCACCGAATCGTGGAGTGATGTGATCAAATGGTGTTCTAATCCGCTGATGAAGGATACACCGCCGCATGATGATGCCGTTGCTGCCATGAAAGAATTTGAAAAAGCAGTGTTGTACTCTAACACAACTCACGATGCCCGGCTGGAGAAATTGTTGACGGAGTATGCGATGGTGTACTAG
- a CDS encoding FKBP-type peptidyl-prolyl cis-trans isomerase, with translation MKKIIFPIAIVAAFLIVSCADESPFPGYEDQGHGSWLLMMKTSADKGKTCEVGGAMFVHLKFKDAKDSVFMDLNANPRQPGMAFPIPLSKFKYKGDFMDVMTKFHKGDSASFFIRLDSLQKYYVDTVYDQQGGPHVKSKFSFKEPKYDTMKYIGFALRVDSIYTKKKWDDFVAEGNRQMHIMQVIQDSLGSIRQKAQMMAPEMKKQDAKLLKKYLADNHVTVKPDKDGIYYIENSPGTNEAIQFGMTVSLRYTGKYLDGTIFDTNELSPQQDLLTFQLGVDQMITGFTNGVMKMKKGGKGTLIIPPAMGYQDSITRVFNVEVIDAGMPAMHK, from the coding sequence ATGAAAAAAATTATTTTCCCTATCGCGATTGTCGCAGCATTTCTCATCGTTTCCTGCGCGGATGAATCTCCTTTTCCAGGTTACGAAGATCAGGGACACGGCAGTTGGTTGCTCATGATGAAAACCAGTGCAGACAAAGGAAAGACCTGTGAAGTGGGTGGCGCTATGTTCGTTCATCTCAAATTCAAGGACGCAAAAGATTCTGTGTTCATGGACCTCAATGCAAATCCGCGTCAACCCGGAATGGCTTTCCCGATCCCGCTCTCAAAATTCAAGTACAAAGGAGATTTCATGGACGTGATGACGAAATTCCATAAGGGAGACAGCGCTTCATTTTTCATTCGCCTTGATTCACTTCAGAAATATTATGTGGACACGGTGTATGATCAGCAGGGCGGGCCGCACGTAAAAAGTAAATTCAGTTTTAAAGAACCGAAGTATGATACGATGAAATACATTGGTTTTGCATTGCGCGTCGATAGCATTTATACGAAAAAAAAATGGGACGATTTTGTTGCAGAAGGAAATCGCCAGATGCATATCATGCAGGTCATACAGGATTCGCTCGGCTCCATTCGCCAGAAAGCGCAAATGATGGCGCCGGAAATGAAAAAGCAGGATGCAAAATTGCTGAAGAAATATCTCGCCGATAATCACGTGACGGTGAAACCTGATAAAGATGGAATCTATTATATCGAAAATTCGCCGGGAACAAATGAGGCCATTCAATTCGGAATGACGGTAAGTTTACGCTACACCGGAAAATATCTCGATGGTACGATCTTTGACACGAACGAATTATCACCACAACAGGATCTGCTCACTTTTCAACTCGGCGTTGACCAGATGATCACCGGTTTTACCAATGGCGTAATGAAAATGAAAAAAGGCGGAAAAGGCACACTGATCATTCCGCCGGCGATGGGTTACCAGGATTCCATTACGCGCGTATTCAACGTTGAAGTTATTGACGCTGGAATGCCCGCTATGCATAAATAA